Below is a genomic region from Streptomyces sp. RPA4-2.
GGCGCAGGTGGCACAGGACGTTGAACGCCACGGTGTTCGCCAGGAGATGTCGCGGGTAGGTCCCCAGGCCCGGCACCTCGACCGGCTGCCCGGCTCGCGCGGGCTCCTGGGCCGACTCCAGGATCTCCAGCTGCCTGGGGGTGAAGTCGCGCCACTCGTCCACGACTTCGGCGTGGCTCCAGCCGCGGCGCTCGTCGACCCGCAGGTCGTGGTAGCGCTCGCGGTTCTTGGGCAGGGTGGGGTCCGGGGCGGGGGTTCGACCGCTTCGTGGGCGAGGGCCCCCAGGTGGGCGATCACGTCGATGACGCGCCAGCCCGCACAGGCGGACGGCAGTTCCCACTGCTCGTCGTCCACCAGGGACACGACGTCCGCCAGGTGCTCGCTGCTCAGGCGCGCGGAGGACAGTCCGGCACCGGTCATCGGTTCCTCCCTCCAGGACCGGCCCGAGGACCCGCCCCGAGGACCGGGAACCGGGCCGGACGGGCGTCGGGCAGAAGTGGTCACATGGGGGTTCGGCGGGACGTGCGGTAGGTGGCGGCCACGTCGGCACGGCCGGGTCCGTCGTCCGCGGCGAGTACGCCACTGATCGAATTCAGTCCGTCACTGTCGAAGGAGTCACGGGATCTTCGGCTCTGTCGAACTCCGGTTCGCCTGTTGGCGGAGGTAGTCGTCGGCGGCGGCGACGATCAGGCCCGCGACGGCCTGCGGGTGAGAGACGAGGGAGACGTGGGAGGAATCGATCTCCCATGTCCTGCGCGCGTGGGAACGCTTCGCCTCAAAGCGTTCGAGACGGGGATCGATGGCCCGGTCCTGCTTTCCGACGAGTACATAGACAGGCTTTTCCCGCCACGCCACAGCGCCGACTTTGTCCGTGAACGCCGACAGTGCGAGGGGGCGTTGCGTGGCCGCCATGATCCTGGTCTGCCTCTCGGGGAGGTCCTGAGCGAAAACGGACCGGATCTTGTCGGCTCGAATGTACACGTCCGTACCGGTACTGCCGTCGCCATTGCGGAACGGAACCTGTCGGAACGAACCCGTGATCTTGGTCGGCGGGAATTTGGCGGACAGGCTGGAAAAGGACTCACCTTTGTCGGGCATGATCGCATCGACGTAGACGAGCGCCTTGACCTGGTCCACGCCCTCCGCGGCCTGTGATATCGCTTCGCCGCCGTAGGAGTGGCCCACGAGGACGATCGGGCCCTTGACGGACTTCAGGAGGCTGTTCAGGTACGTCGAGTCCTGGGGCATGCCGCGCAACGGATTGGCCGGAGCGATGACCTGGTAGCCGTCGCGCTGGAGA
It encodes:
- a CDS encoding alpha/beta fold hydrolase is translated as MKARHFMMSGRKTGVAAVAVLAGLAVVPAHAPHGPVGTIPGSKPTVVLVHGAFADGSSWNGVVERLQRDGYQVIAPANPLRGMPQDSTYLNSLLKSVKGPIVLVGHSYGGEAISQAAEGVDQVKALVYVDAIMPDKGESFSSLSAKFPPTKITGSFRQVPFRNGDGSTGTDVYIRADKIRSVFAQDLPERQTRIMAATQRPLALSAFTDKVGAVAWREKPVYVLVGKQDRAIDPRLERFEAKRSHARRTWEIDSSHVSLVSHPQAVAGLIVAAADDYLRQQANRSSTEPKIP